From the Corticium candelabrum chromosome 2, ooCorCand1.1, whole genome shotgun sequence genome, one window contains:
- the LOC134176331 gene encoding uncharacterized protein LOC134176331, with amino-acid sequence MIDNLYWSTDTQKAFLSGVPGCLEHQFLLMAALKDARKRQRSICCSWLDSKNAFGSVRHKLIDFTIHYYHGSSKIVSIVQDLYSNLYGSVFVNDTLTKSFPYSIGVFQDDLTLLSDSSSSGQQQCHLVQKFLDWSKIEARVVKCSSLAFRSRSSSTFYNPKLKLCGQDILFAGDKSTTFLGLPINLCLFSCDIKSSILTKLEDLCERVDAAPILTKSKLQLYRNGIFPRLSWLLSVCDLPLTWIERQVEPIARRYLKKWCHLARPANVCRFYMPFKLGGLNLPSLSTLFKKCQVSRYHQLLNSKDARVQNLAMSKALVLATNKTLKFNPFIYVFQKQFKSLEPSHPHVTFVSLCKAKRLVQIVDDQRRLDLIKACVVQGLTLRLQVDDDTWSKTVLSFKDRILSFCLNAIQNTLPHKSNLQRWQKSDSLDCPLCDSASRHQTPYSERCAELPLAHHLPFDVEEMQTLLHPEWSKHFLLQTDASGLAVAAILDQVDNHNKECSIRYPPERAFGRSLETDHASLQWLMSANFEAGRLTRWVLRLQESDSTIRHLPGKANNNAEALSRLPNDTFVTQPSDVPVLADGQDIIALRLLMKSGNNRKLIRFT; translated from the exons ATGATTGACAATCTTTACTGGTCTACTGACACTCAGAAGGCTTTCCTCAGTGGTGTGCCTGGTTGTCTGGAACATCAATTTCTTCTAATGGCAGCTCTCAAGGATGCTAGGAAGCGGCAGAGATCAATTTGCTGTAGCTGGCTTGACTCTAAGAATGCATTTGGAAGTGTCCGTCACAAGCTTATTGATTTCACAATCCATTATTATCACGGTTCATCTAAAATTGTATCTATAGTGCAAGACCTATATTCCAATCTGTATGGTTCCGTGTTCGTGAACGACACTCTCACTAAATCGTTTCCTTATAGTATTGGAGTCTTTCAAG ACGATCTAACGCTACTCTCAGACAGTTCATCCTCTGGTCAGCAACAGTGTCATTTGGTGCAGAAGTTTCTAGATTGGtcaaaaattgaagcaagagTAGTAAAATGTAGCTCGCTCGCGTTCAGAAGCCGATCATCATCTACCTTTTATAACCCCAAGTTAAAACTCTGTGGGCAAGATATCTTATTTGCTGGAGATAAAAGTACAACTTTCCTGGGATTACCAATTAATCTGTGTCTGTTCTCGTGTGATATTAAGTCGAGTATACTGACTAAATTGGAAGACCTGTGTGAGAGAGTTGATGCTGCTCCTATTTTGACAAAGAGCAAACTACAACTGTATCGTAATGGAATTTTTCCTCGTCTGAGTTggctgttgtctgtgtgtgatcTCCCACTTACTTGGATTGAGCGTCAGGTTGAACCAATTGCAAGACGGTACCTCAAGAAATGGTGTCATCTCGCCAGACCTGCTAATGTATGCCGATTCTATATGCCTTTCAAGCTTGGCGGTTTGAATCTCCCCTCGCTATCTACATTGTTCAAAAAATGTCAAGTGTCTCGTTACCATCAACTGTTAAATTCCAAAGATGCTCGTGTTCAAAACTTAGCAATGTCTAAGGCTTTAGTTCTTGCTACGAACAAAACTCTGAAATTCAACCCCTTCATCTACGTATTTCAAAAGCAATTTAAGTCTTTAGAACCATCACATCCACATGTAacatttgtcagtttgtgtaaAGCGAAACGACTAGTACAGATTGTTGATGATCAGCGACGCTTGGATCTCATCAaagcttgtgttgtacaagGCTTGACACTGCGCTTGCAGGTGGATGATGACACTTGGAGTAAGACTGTACTGTCATTCAAAGACAGAATCCTGTCATTCTGTCTAAACGCCATTCAGAATACTCTACCTCATAAATCAAACTTGCAACGTTGGCAGAAATCTGATTCTCTTGACTGTCCACTTTGTG ATTCAGCAAGCCGTCATCAAACTCCCTATTCAGAAAGATGTGCAGAATTGCCATTAGCACATCATTTGCCATTTGATGTAGAAGAAATGCAGACT CTTCTTCATCCTGAGTGGAGTAAGCACTTTCTGTTACAAACGGATGCTTCTGGTCTTGCTGTCGCCGCTATTCTGGATCAGGTCGACAACCACAACAAGGAATGT TCGATACGATACCCGCCAGAAAGAGCTTTTGGCCGTTCT TTGGAGACAGATCACGCTAGTCTTCAATGGCTAATGTCTGCTAATTTTGAAGCAGGTCGTTTAACTCGCTGGGTTCTAAGACTTCAAGAATCTGATTCCACTATCCGTCACCTGCCGGGCAAAGCCAACAATAACGCTGAAGCTCTGTCTCGCCTACCGAACGACACATTCGTGACACAGCCTTCTGACGTCCCTGTCCTCGCTGATGGTCAAGACATTATTGCTCTGCGACTCTTGATGAAATCCGGCAACAACAGGAAACTAATTCGATTTACATAA
- the LOC134198325 gene encoding CUB and sushi domain-containing protein 3-like: MKWNLFLFICLTTTSIFLLQRSKGNEVFLRSASATLSPTTLSIRNPQTHVLEWLKASNAIDGDNREGSSGGAFDEYMKCAMTGFDIQSRRNPLKYLKIEMTRKENISYVKLHLRDGWNRQRQQNGLTVSVSNSSNIDSATRCSDKVYDASTHGQSPVFVCMNQARYIWVVLRSSLWHLQVCEVRAYTGPMNLNASGNTLLSDGPISYGDLKGSAANAVDGISAIGKSKGLGFKFCAVNNYRTNDKLQFLRISLYQRQSILSVRLHLRDSANGFTPNRYYRRLDGLTVSVGNSTDVNDVRRHCGSSYQASQGQSPIFICYATGSYVWLTVRANYYLEVCEVEVYADVHCITPDSLVNGKYIITNDSLGGSLSVECNQGYKSTFSKPIICESSGNWSQPFPTCKVAGCNQYDNPSNGNALASTDKSGEIINVAYTCDKGYHLIGNEIRRCDHGSLTGDPPICQAFCEPPPNVKNGKLFFSDNDGKQNINSTVTYECDNGYKLSDKTKKTRRCLSSKQWSGTAQSCHYIDCGRPRVATNGNFTGNTTYNSTITFTCRNGYYMKGIRKAKCLSNGLWSNVPSNCIPFCEPPQLTNGYLEFSDNNGVHDVDSTVTYHCDQGYELYDDKQKTRRCQEDRKWSGTAPTCTQIQCSDISNEIIEDGSILNNNRLLGSIAVYECNRGYRIAGDKTRVCQSNGKWSGNPPVCQGNNCVSLASPTNGNVTTEIVHTIVISTYSCESGYRLKNGDSSRICLPSGLWSGKEPSCEPCSCDSIQTRQDANKKQHAVVLVQVTSSAQENKGQVSFKAKVKKVCRANNAIARKIKSGNFASLAATQQTQHGTCRCPDFQKKVVYRVGVKVNGKSGKKWQLEVPRKFYVAESTVC; this comes from the exons ATGAAGTGGAATTTGTTCCTTTTCATATGTCTGACTACGACGAGCATATTTCTTCTTCAACGTTCTAAAG GAAATGAAGTTTTTCTACGTTCTGCTTCAGCTACGCTTTCTCCAACGACTCTCAGTATTCGAAATCCTCAAACACATGTCTTGGAATGGCTTAAAGCGTCCAATGCGATTGACGGAGACAACAGAGAGGGAAGTAGCGGTGGGGCATTTGACGAATATATGAAATGTGCAATGACAGGTTTTGACATTCAGTCCCGAAGAAACCCATTGAAGTacttaaaaatagaaatgacACGCAAGGAGAACATTTCATACGTAAAACTACATCTGAGAGACGGTTGGAACAGACAAAGGCAACAGAATGGACTTACGGTCAGTGTCAGCAACAGCTCCAACATCGATTCTGCTACACGTTGTAGCGATAAAGTGTACGATGCTTCTACGCACGGGCAATCgccagtgtttgtttgtatgaatCAAGCACGCTACATTTGGGTCGTATTACGAAGCAGTCTATGGCATCTTCAAGTTTGCGAAGTTCGAGCATACACTG GTCCGATGAATTTGAATGCTTCCGGAAATACGTTGTTGTCAGATGGCCCAATTTCTTATGGTGATTTGAAGGGAAGCGCTGCTAATGCTGTAGATGGCATATCAGCGATCGGTAAATCAAAAGGACTTGGTTTTAAGTTCTGTGCTGTCAATAATTACAGAACAAACGACAAACTTCAGTTTCTTCGCATTTCTCTCTACCAAAGACAATCGATTCTTTCTGTTCGTTTGCACTTGAGAGACTCGGCAAATGGTTTTACACCAAATCGCTATTACCGCAGACTCGACGGCTTAACTGTTAGCGTTGGTAACTCCACCGATGTGAACGATGTAAGACGACATTGCGGGTCATCATATCAAGCAAGCCAAGGACAATCACCAATTTTTATCTGCTACGCTACTGGAAGTTACGTCTGGTTGACTGTAAGAGCAAATTATTATCTTGAGGTCTGTGAAGTGGAAGTTTACGCAG ATGTTCACTGCATTACTCCTGATTCTCTTGTCAATGGCAAATACATCATCACGAATGACTCGTTGGGTGGGTCTTTGTCAGTGGAATGCAATCAAGGGTATAAATCTACATTCTCTAAACCGATTATATGTGAGAGCAGTGGAAATTGGAGTCAACCATTTCCAACGTGCAAAg TAGCTGGTTGTAATCAATATGACAATCCAAGCAACGGGAATGCTTTGGCGTCTACTGATAAATCTGGAGAAATAATAAACGTAGCATATACTTGCGACAAAGGCTACCATCTTATTGGAAACGAAATTCGACGATGTGATCATGGAAGTTTGACTGGAGATCCTCCAATTTGTCAGG CTTTCTGTGAACCTCCTCCGAACGTCAAGAATGGAAAATTATTCTTCAGTGACAATGATGGAAAGCAAAACATCAATAGTACAGTAACCTACGAATGTGACAATGGTTACAAGTTATCTGATAAGACAAAGAAAACTAGAAGATGTTTATCAAGCAAACAGTGGTCAGGAACAGCACAATCTTGTCATT ATATTGATTGTGGAAGACCTAGGGTTGCAACCAACGGAAACTTTACTGGAAATACGACATACAATTCAACAATTACCTTTACCTGTCGCAACGGTTATTACATGAAAGGTATTAGAAAAGCAAAGTGTTTGTCTAACGGACTGTGGAGCAACGTTCCATCAAATTGCATAC CATTTTGTGAACCTCCTCAACTTACAAATGGATACCTTGAATTTAGTGACAATAATGGAGTGCATGACGTTGACAGCACAGTGACCTATCATTGTGATCAAGGTTATGAGTTATATgacgacaaacagaaaacaagaagATGCCAAGAAGACAGGAAATGGTCAGGAACTGCACCAACTTGCACGC AAATACAATGCTCGGAtatttctaatgaaattatcgAAGATGGCAGCATTCTAAACAATAATAGACTGCTTGGCTCTATTGCTGTGTACGAATGCAATAGAGGATACCGCATTGCTGGAGACAAAACAAGAGTATGTCAATCGAATGGGAAATGGTCGGGCAATCCTCCAGTATGTCAAG GTAACAATTGCGTTTCACTTGCTTCGCCAACTAACGGCAACGTTACAACTGAAATTGTACACACTATTGTTATCTCAACTTACTCTTGCGAGTCAGGATATCGATTGAAAAACGGAGATAGTTCTAGAATTTGTTTGCCAAGTGGGCTGTGGAGTGGAAAGGAGCCATCATGTGAAC CTTGCAGCTGTGATTCTATTCAAACACGTCAAGATGCCAATAAGAAACAACATGCTG TTGTTTTAGTGCAAGTAACTTCTTCCGCTCAAGAAAACAAAGGACAAGTATCATTCAAAGCTAAAGTTAAAAAAGTCTGCCGTGCCAACAATGCAATAGCACGCAAGATAAAGTCTGGAAATTTTGCTTCACTTGCTGCCACGCAGCAAACTCAGCATGGAACTTGCCGATGTCCCGACTTTCAGAAAAAAGTTGTGTACAGAGTAGGGGTCAAGGTCAATGGGAAATCCGGAAAAAAATGGCAACTTGAAGTGCCACGAAAGTTTTATGTTGCAGAATCAACAGTATGCTAA